Proteins encoded by one window of Mesorhizobium sp. INR15:
- the recQ gene encoding DNA helicase RecQ encodes MRNSAAGISADGRDARRRVLKDVFGFDDFRPGQDAVIQALLAGRHVLAVMPTGAGKSLCYQVPALVLGGLTVVVSPLVALMQDQVSALRLAGVAADTINSSIDRDANVAAWRRVAAGQTRLLYLAPERLMTERMLDALSRLDVSLIAIDEAHCISQWGPAFRREYEDLSRLRGIFPDVPIIALTATADEGTRADIDARLFAGDAETLVLGFDRPNIKLAIEPKQDSKRQLLDFVKRHAGSSGIVYCLSRKKTEEIAAFLNKNGITALAYHAGMSKEARDANQNSFMTLSGVVMVATIAFGMGIDKPDVAYVFHTDLPGSLEAYYQEIGRAGRDGRPAEAHMLFGLGDIRMRRMFIDDEDTAAEHKRRSHGRLNTLIGYCEAAQCRRQILLGYFGESAAPCGNCDNCLDTAPRADGGAEARIILAAVAETGERFGAAHVIDVLRGHETEKILARGHHRLASFGTGMAHKKELLMSLIRQLVAGGFLMPDPEGHGGLAIAEAGHALSRGDVPFHYRVEAPRGKTRRGEGQAVVLEGHEASLLATLKTVRLRLAKERQVPAYVIFSDRTLIDMAERAPRDLDAFAEVNGVGAAKLKDFGRVFLRAIAEHGASGSA; translated from the coding sequence ATGCGGAATTCGGCGGCGGGCATCTCGGCGGATGGGCGCGACGCCAGGCGGCGTGTCCTGAAGGATGTGTTCGGCTTCGACGATTTTCGCCCTGGCCAGGATGCGGTGATCCAGGCGCTGCTGGCCGGGCGCCACGTGCTGGCGGTGATGCCGACCGGCGCCGGCAAGTCGCTGTGCTACCAGGTTCCGGCGCTGGTCCTGGGCGGGCTCACCGTCGTCGTCTCACCGCTGGTGGCGCTGATGCAGGACCAGGTCTCCGCACTGCGTCTCGCTGGCGTGGCCGCCGACACGATCAACTCCTCGATCGACCGTGATGCCAATGTCGCCGCATGGCGCCGCGTCGCGGCCGGGCAGACGCGGCTGCTCTATCTCGCGCCGGAGCGGCTGATGACCGAGCGGATGCTCGATGCACTTTCCAGGCTCGACGTCAGCCTGATCGCCATCGACGAAGCGCATTGCATCTCGCAATGGGGACCGGCGTTCCGGCGCGAATACGAGGACCTGTCGCGGCTGCGCGGCATCTTTCCGGATGTGCCCATCATCGCGCTGACAGCAACGGCGGACGAGGGAACGCGGGCCGACATCGACGCGCGGCTGTTCGCCGGCGACGCCGAGACGCTGGTGCTGGGTTTCGACCGGCCGAACATCAAACTTGCCATCGAACCCAAGCAGGACAGCAAGCGCCAGCTGCTGGACTTCGTAAAGCGCCACGCCGGCTCAAGCGGCATCGTCTATTGCCTGTCGCGCAAGAAGACGGAGGAGATCGCGGCGTTCCTCAACAAGAACGGCATCACCGCGCTCGCCTATCATGCCGGCATGAGCAAGGAGGCGCGCGACGCCAACCAGAACAGCTTCATGACCCTGTCCGGCGTGGTGATGGTGGCAACCATCGCCTTCGGCATGGGCATCGACAAGCCCGATGTCGCCTATGTCTTCCACACCGACCTGCCGGGCAGCCTAGAAGCCTATTATCAGGAAATCGGGCGTGCCGGCCGTGATGGGCGGCCAGCCGAGGCGCATATGCTGTTTGGCCTTGGTGATATCCGCATGCGCCGGATGTTCATCGACGACGAGGACACGGCGGCGGAGCACAAAAGGCGATCGCATGGCCGGCTCAACACCTTGATCGGCTATTGCGAGGCGGCGCAGTGCCGCCGTCAGATCCTGCTCGGCTATTTCGGTGAAAGTGCCGCTCCTTGCGGCAATTGCGACAACTGCCTCGACACCGCGCCGCGCGCCGATGGCGGCGCGGAGGCGCGCATCATCCTGGCGGCGGTCGCTGAAACCGGCGAGCGCTTTGGTGCGGCCCATGTCATCGATGTTCTGCGTGGCCATGAAACCGAGAAGATCCTGGCCAGGGGTCACCACAGGCTTGCGAGTTTCGGCACCGGAATGGCGCACAAGAAGGAGCTCCTGATGTCGCTGATCCGTCAGCTTGTCGCGGGCGGTTTCCTGATGCCGGATCCCGAGGGTCATGGCGGTCTGGCCATAGCGGAAGCCGGCCATGCGCTCAGCCGGGGCGACGTGCCGTTCCATTATCGCGTTGAGGCGCCGCGCGGCAAGACGCGCCGCGGCGAGGGACAAGCCGTGGTTTTGGAAGGTCATGAGGCTTCGCTGCTGGCCACGCTGAAGACCGTGCGGCTGCGCCTGGCCAAGGAGCGCCAGGTGCCGGCCTATGTGATCTTCTCCGACCGGACGCTGATCGACATGGCCGAGCGGGCGCCACGCGACCTCGACGCCTTCGCCGAGGTCAACGGCGTCGGCGCCGCCAAGCTGAAGGATTTCGGCCGCGTCTTTCTCCGTGCGATCGCGGAGCACGGGGCATCGGGCTCAGCCTGA
- a CDS encoding cupin domain-containing protein, which produces MTGTKLFAHAGEAAWSPTPDGNRRRVLLHTDELMMVEFGFDKGGVGALHSHPHVQASYVAEGRFEVTIGGRTETLGTGGSFIVPSNLVHGVKALEAGRLVDSFTPHRADFLTA; this is translated from the coding sequence ATGACCGGAACAAAACTATTCGCGCATGCCGGCGAGGCCGCATGGTCACCGACACCGGATGGCAATAGGCGGCGTGTTCTCTTGCATACCGATGAATTGATGATGGTCGAATTCGGTTTCGACAAGGGCGGTGTCGGCGCGCTGCATTCGCATCCGCATGTCCAGGCAAGTTATGTCGCCGAAGGTCGCTTCGAAGTGACCATCGGCGGCCGCACCGAGACACTGGGAACGGGCGGCAGCTTCATCGTTCCATCTAACCTTGTGCATGGCGTCAAGGCGCTGGAGGCAGGGCGGCTGGTCGACAGCTTTACGCCGCATCGCGCCGATTTCTTGACGGCGTAA
- a CDS encoding toprim domain-containing protein, with protein MTIINLKAAATALGGDAYSSNRILCPGPGHGRNDRSLSVTFTTDGFVCNSFAGDDWKECRDHVKAKLGLSDDRAAPANQNFAPDHSTIVDEARRVDIAARIWAETIPLPGTLAETYLNSRGLSYDGEELRFHPGRRMMVAMMTDAVTGEPCGVHRTFLDTNGKKLDRKMLGRARGAVVRLSSDEDVTTGLAIAEGIETALAVPFRPVWACLSAGAMSAFPVLAGIEALTIFADNDASGTGIAAAHECGRRWHAAGREITVAEPVDAGVDFADVVGEAA; from the coding sequence ATGACCATCATCAATCTTAAAGCCGCAGCCACCGCCCTTGGCGGCGACGCCTACAGCAGCAACCGTATCTTATGTCCTGGCCCCGGTCACGGCAGGAATGACCGCTCACTGAGCGTTACCTTCACGACCGATGGATTTGTCTGCAATTCCTTCGCCGGCGACGATTGGAAGGAATGCCGCGACCATGTGAAGGCTAAGCTCGGCCTGTCCGACGACAGGGCGGCACCTGCCAATCAGAACTTTGCACCCGACCACTCCACCATTGTTGACGAGGCCCGGCGCGTTGACATCGCTGCCCGCATTTGGGCGGAGACCATACCGCTGCCGGGCACATTAGCAGAGACCTACCTGAACAGCCGCGGGCTATCCTATGACGGTGAGGAGCTTCGGTTCCATCCCGGCCGGCGCATGATGGTCGCGATGATGACGGATGCCGTCACAGGCGAACCCTGCGGCGTTCATAGGACGTTTCTTGACACGAATGGCAAGAAGCTCGACCGCAAGATGCTAGGCCGCGCACGCGGCGCAGTAGTGAGGCTATCATCCGACGAGGATGTCACCACCGGCCTTGCGATTGCCGAGGGTATTGAGACGGCGCTGGCTGTGCCGTTCCGCCCTGTGTGGGCCTGCCTGTCGGCTGGAGCCATGTCAGCGTTCCCCGTACTTGCGGGCATAGAGGCTCTGACTATCTTTGCGGATAATGATGCGAGCGGAACAGGCATTGCGGCCGCGCACGAATGCGGTCGCAGGTGGCATGCGGCAGGCAGGGAGATCACAGTCGCCGAGCCTGTGGATGCCGGCGTGGACTTTGCAGATGTCGTTGGGGAGGCTGCTTAA
- a CDS encoding mannitol dehydrogenase family protein, translating to MTAGSLSDKMLRSLPEQVATPRYDRAAVTPGIVHLGVGAFHRAHQAAYIDDCLAAGETGWGIVGVSLRSADTRDALAPQDGLYTLAIRSSGEEKLGVIGSILSMLVAPESPDAVLSALADPRTRIVTLTITEKAYLRAAGGGLDAAHPDIVHDLAKPDTPRTAHGFLTEALARRRSAGVPPFTVLCCDNLPSNGATLHRLLVEFATLRDASLARHIAEEVAFPSSMVDRIVPATTDADRARITGQLGVEDAWPVMTEPFSQWVIEDRFPSGRPAWEKFGVTMVDDVGPFEDMKLRLLNGSHSAIAYLGLLSGHATVDHAFADPAIRSFVDALWAEAASTLPEDAGLDTNAYTSELAERFSNTALAHRTAQIANDGSQKLPQRIVASALECLEAGTELVHLTLVVAAWIAACAARGKTLPEGHFTDPLDSALTALLSQHLPANETVTAVFDLAGFARDHAERQTLIELVAVHLVHLRRDGPTLAFAALGIDGNGPGIE from the coding sequence ATGACCGCGGGTTCTTTGTCCGACAAGATGCTGCGGTCCTTGCCGGAGCAAGTCGCAACCCCGCGCTATGACCGCGCCGCTGTCACGCCAGGCATTGTCCATCTCGGCGTCGGCGCCTTCCACCGTGCCCATCAGGCCGCCTATATCGACGACTGCCTCGCGGCCGGCGAGACCGGCTGGGGCATAGTCGGTGTCTCGCTGCGCAGCGCCGACACCCGCGACGCACTGGCGCCGCAAGACGGGCTCTACACGTTGGCGATCCGAAGCAGCGGCGAGGAGAAGCTTGGCGTTATCGGCTCGATCCTGTCGATGCTGGTGGCACCGGAAAGCCCGGATGCCGTGCTTTCCGCACTGGCCGACCCACGCACTCGCATCGTCACGCTGACGATCACCGAGAAGGCCTATCTGCGTGCGGCGGGCGGTGGGCTGGATGCCGCCCATCCCGACATTGTCCACGATTTGGCGAAGCCCGACACGCCGAGGACCGCGCATGGTTTCTTGACCGAGGCGCTCGCCCGACGCCGCAGCGCCGGCGTCCCACCTTTCACTGTTCTGTGCTGCGATAACCTCCCCTCCAACGGCGCGACGTTGCACCGGCTGCTGGTGGAATTCGCCACTTTGCGCGATGCCAGCCTCGCCCGCCACATCGCCGAAGAAGTGGCGTTCCCCTCAAGCATGGTCGACCGCATCGTGCCCGCGACCACTGATGCCGACAGGGCGCGGATCACCGGCCAGCTTGGTGTCGAGGACGCCTGGCCTGTCATGACCGAGCCATTCAGCCAATGGGTGATCGAAGACCGCTTTCCGAGCGGACGGCCGGCCTGGGAGAAGTTCGGCGTCACGATGGTCGACGACGTCGGGCCGTTCGAGGACATGAAGCTGCGGCTCCTCAACGGTTCGCATTCGGCGATCGCCTATCTCGGCCTGCTCAGCGGCCATGCGACGGTCGACCACGCCTTCGCCGACCCGGCGATCAGAAGCTTTGTCGATGCGCTATGGGCGGAAGCCGCCTCCACGCTACCCGAGGACGCCGGGCTCGACACGAATGCCTATACGTCCGAACTCGCGGAGCGTTTTTCAAACACCGCTCTCGCCCACCGCACGGCTCAGATCGCCAACGACGGCAGCCAGAAACTGCCGCAGCGTATCGTGGCTTCCGCCTTGGAATGCCTCGAAGCTGGCACGGAGCTGGTCCATCTCACGTTGGTGGTTGCCGCCTGGATCGCCGCCTGCGCGGCACGCGGCAAGACCTTGCCTGAAGGCCATTTCACCGATCCGCTCGACTCGGCCCTGACGGCGCTTTTGAGCCAGCATCTCCCCGCGAATGAAACGGTAACGGCGGTATTCGACCTCGCCGGCTTCGCCAGGGATCATGCCGAACGCCAGACGCTGATTGAACTCGTGGCTGTCCATCTCGTCCATCTGCGACGCGACGGTCCAACCCTGGCCTTCGCCGCGCTCGGCATAGATGGCAATGGACCTGGAATTGAATAG
- a CDS encoding sulfotransferase has protein sequence MNESRQGIIARRYGPVVTPDMLPGDDGANINGASLVKVPDWVPGRLGRYYLYFAHHTGTYIRMAYADSVQGPWRIHPGGVLSLGQCPFLEGHIASPDVHIDQQNRRLVMYFHGPTQSGQGQTTFAATSVNGLHFEPRSEALGPSYARVFWHDGWWYGLFGTITISVSRSRDGLSGFIKGPVVLPPLRGHISPRHLAVQKCGHLLRVYYTRRGDAPERILHGTIDLAGDWLTWKVQGQTELLRPLTNFEGADLPVTRSRNGLAPGRENALRDPAVFEEDARTWLFYAVAGESGIALAEIRSTEAEIERRPALTAHSRRLLRRLRRIVSRGFKGGMKPQTRIFIAGCARSGTTLTKSLMSCFDDTYVHGDEARYQLFDGLERRREASLVVKRTVGCHAELADLPASVKLIYCVRHPFDVLTSSHPDTVGVRRFHVTTERWEAEYDGLMRLRRVQPERNILILRYEDLIAEPDAAQRNIAGLCGLSSRLRFSEDPNNPIRTTSLRKWESNEAFRTYLNGLPPEFLARVERFCKEFGYALPE, from the coding sequence TTGAACGAAAGCCGGCAAGGTATCATCGCAAGGCGATACGGACCTGTTGTGACCCCGGACATGCTGCCCGGCGATGACGGGGCCAACATCAACGGCGCATCGCTGGTCAAGGTGCCTGACTGGGTGCCGGGCAGGCTCGGCCGCTACTATCTCTATTTCGCCCACCATACCGGCACTTACATTCGCATGGCGTATGCGGATTCCGTACAAGGGCCGTGGCGGATTCACCCCGGCGGGGTTCTGTCACTCGGCCAGTGTCCGTTTCTCGAAGGGCATATTGCGTCTCCCGATGTCCATATCGATCAGCAGAATCGCCGCCTTGTGATGTATTTTCACGGCCCGACACAAAGCGGGCAAGGCCAGACCACGTTTGCCGCGACGTCCGTGAACGGCCTGCATTTCGAGCCCCGTTCCGAAGCACTCGGACCCTCCTACGCGCGGGTCTTTTGGCATGACGGCTGGTGGTATGGGCTTTTCGGGACGATCACGATTTCCGTCAGCCGCTCGAGGGATGGCTTATCAGGGTTCATCAAGGGACCTGTCGTGCTGCCGCCGTTGCGTGGGCATATTTCTCCACGACATCTTGCCGTCCAGAAATGCGGCCATCTGCTGAGGGTCTATTACACGCGCCGGGGCGACGCGCCCGAGCGTATCCTTCACGGCACGATCGATCTTGCCGGGGATTGGCTGACGTGGAAGGTGCAGGGCCAAACCGAACTGCTGCGGCCCCTGACGAATTTCGAGGGAGCGGACCTGCCTGTCACCCGCAGCAGGAACGGCCTGGCACCGGGCAGGGAGAACGCATTGCGGGATCCTGCTGTCTTCGAGGAAGACGCCCGGACATGGTTGTTCTATGCGGTTGCCGGCGAGAGCGGCATTGCCTTGGCTGAAATCCGTTCAACTGAAGCCGAGATCGAGCGACGCCCTGCTCTGACAGCCCATTCCAGGCGATTGCTTCGGCGTCTTCGCCGAATTGTGTCGCGCGGCTTCAAGGGTGGAATGAAGCCTCAAACGCGAATCTTCATAGCGGGGTGCGCGCGCAGCGGCACCACGCTGACCAAGAGTTTGATGTCGTGTTTCGACGATACCTATGTCCACGGCGATGAAGCCCGGTACCAGCTCTTCGACGGGCTGGAGCGCCGCCGGGAAGCCAGTCTTGTCGTCAAGCGCACCGTAGGGTGCCACGCGGAGTTGGCGGACCTCCCGGCTTCCGTCAAACTGATCTATTGCGTGCGGCACCCTTTCGACGTGCTGACCAGTTCTCATCCGGACACGGTTGGCGTGCGCCGCTTTCACGTCACCACCGAGCGCTGGGAGGCGGAGTATGATGGGCTGATGCGGCTGCGCAGGGTTCAACCGGAGAGGAACATCCTCATCTTGCGTTACGAAGACCTGATCGCGGAGCCGGACGCTGCCCAGCGCAACATTGCCGGCCTGTGCGGCCTTTCATCGAGGCTCCGTTTCAGCGAAGACCCGAACAATCCGATTCGGACGACGTCACTGAGAAAATGGGAAAGCAACGAGGCGTTCCGGACCTATCTCAATGGCCTACCGCCCGAATTTCTCGCCCGCGTTGAACGCTTCTGCAAAGAATTCGGCTATGCGCTGCCCGAGTGA
- a CDS encoding coniferyl aldehyde dehydrogenase encodes MLQVRQDALSERFSLQRAAFETQPFPNLDVRKDRLKRLLALTERHEADICAAIDADFGGRSAHETRLAELFVVRAGIHHALAHVAGWMRERRVATSLPFLPGKNRLVPQPLGVVGVVSPWNYPFQLAIAPVTAALAAGNRVLVKPSELTPAFSALLAKLVAEHFAADELSVINGDAEVGKTFVSMPFDHLLFTGSTAVGRQVALAAAANLTPVTLELGGKSPAILDASADVDAAASSIAYGKLLNAGQTCIAPDYLLVPKGQAETVAAKLVAAVARLYPTLRDNPDYTAIVSDRHYQRLRDMITEAGDSGADVTEINPANEAFGSNSRKLLPTLVRNASPNLRLMREEIFGPVLPILEYAGIDDAIDHVNRADRPLALYWFGQDRGNRQRILRETISGGVTINDCMLHLVQERQPFGGVGASGMGAYHGEWGFRTFSKEKPVFLQSRLSGSGLLRPPYGKMFERMFGLLKRIS; translated from the coding sequence ATGCTGCAGGTCAGACAGGATGCTCTCAGCGAGCGGTTCAGCTTGCAGCGTGCGGCCTTCGAGACGCAGCCTTTCCCAAATCTCGATGTCCGAAAGGATCGTCTCAAACGCCTGCTGGCGCTGACCGAACGGCATGAAGCTGACATCTGCGCGGCGATCGATGCCGATTTCGGCGGCCGCTCCGCGCATGAGACACGGCTTGCCGAACTGTTCGTCGTGCGCGCCGGCATCCACCACGCACTGGCGCATGTGGCGGGATGGATGCGTGAGCGCCGCGTCGCCACCAGCCTGCCGTTCCTGCCGGGGAAGAACCGACTTGTCCCGCAGCCGCTCGGCGTGGTTGGCGTCGTGTCACCCTGGAACTATCCATTCCAGCTCGCCATCGCGCCGGTCACGGCTGCCCTTGCCGCCGGCAACCGCGTGCTGGTCAAGCCGTCCGAACTGACGCCCGCCTTCTCCGCGCTGCTGGCAAAACTCGTCGCCGAGCATTTCGCTGCGGACGAACTCAGTGTCATCAACGGCGACGCGGAGGTTGGAAAGACATTCGTGTCGATGCCGTTCGATCATCTGCTGTTCACCGGCTCGACCGCCGTTGGCCGCCAGGTGGCGCTGGCGGCTGCCGCCAACCTCACCCCGGTCACGCTCGAACTCGGCGGCAAGTCGCCGGCGATCCTCGATGCTTCCGCCGACGTTGACGCCGCCGCGTCCAGCATCGCCTATGGCAAGCTCCTGAATGCCGGCCAGACCTGCATCGCGCCGGACTATCTGCTGGTGCCGAAAGGCCAGGCCGAGACCGTCGCGGCAAAACTCGTAGCCGCCGTGGCGCGGCTTTATCCGACCTTGCGCGACAACCCCGATTACACGGCCATCGTCAGCGATCGGCACTACCAGCGCCTGCGCGACATGATCACCGAGGCCGGCGATTCCGGCGCCGATGTCACCGAGATCAATCCGGCCAACGAAGCCTTCGGCAGCAACAGCCGCAAGCTGCTTCCAACCCTGGTCCGCAACGCCAGCCCGAACCTGCGGCTGATGCGCGAAGAGATTTTCGGACCCGTGCTGCCGATCCTCGAATATGCCGGGATCGACGATGCCATCGACCATGTCAACCGGGCGGACCGGCCGCTGGCGCTCTACTGGTTCGGGCAGGATCGCGGCAATCGCCAGCGCATCCTGCGCGAGACCATCTCCGGCGGCGTCACCATCAACGACTGCATGCTGCATCTGGTGCAGGAGCGGCAGCCCTTCGGCGGCGTCGGCGCCAGCGGTATGGGCGCCTATCACGGCGAATGGGGTTTTCGTACCTTCAGCAAGGAGAAGCCGGTTTTCCTGCAGTCCAGGCTAAGCGGCAGCGGGCTGTTGCGGCCGCCCTACGGCAAGATGTTCGAGCGGATGTTCGGCCTGCTCAAGCGCATAAGCTGA
- a CDS encoding AlpA family transcriptional regulator, with amino-acid sequence MTPSNDNAPRLMAPKDAALATSLSRPLLTLMAAAGEFPKAVRLGERRIAYVRAEVEAWIDSRIAARAA; translated from the coding sequence TTGACACCGAGCAACGACAACGCACCACGATTGATGGCGCCGAAAGACGCGGCGCTGGCAACCAGCTTGAGCCGACCGCTTCTGACCTTAATGGCGGCTGCCGGCGAATTTCCGAAAGCCGTCCGACTTGGCGAGCGCCGCATTGCCTATGTGCGGGCGGAAGTCGAGGCGTGGATAGATTCACGCATCGCGGCGAGGGCGGCGTGA
- a CDS encoding site-specific integrase, whose amino-acid sequence MARNKLSETRIRTLPIGIHSDGDGLFLRVRKEGSRQWFFIFRRGDKRQELGLGGYGQGTAPVSLALAREKAEAIRQRLARGEDLGGRKTFVEVMDDVLVVKEASFKNAKHKAQWVMTLQNYAKPLHKKSIHEITRDDVVETLKPIWTTIPETADRLRMRIAAVIDHAKARGLYVGDNPADWRGGLKELLPARTTKQKHHAAVGYKDLPAVIRRLRAARGVSARAVEFAALTAARSGEVRGAVWDEIDLDAAMWTVPAERMKAARDHEVPLSDRALMVLRARKQEATGQLVFEGGKEGAPISDTAMVKALRAAGAGDATLHGLRSSFRDWAGDKTDYPRDVAEAALAHVIKDKTEAAYRRGTALDKRRSMMSDWATFLAAIGS is encoded by the coding sequence ATGGCACGCAACAAACTTTCCGAGACACGGATTCGAACCCTGCCGATCGGCATCCACAGCGATGGCGACGGGCTATTCCTGCGCGTCCGGAAAGAGGGCAGTCGCCAGTGGTTCTTCATCTTCCGGCGCGGCGATAAGCGCCAGGAACTTGGTCTTGGTGGCTACGGCCAAGGCACTGCGCCTGTATCGCTGGCGCTGGCACGAGAGAAGGCGGAGGCTATCCGACAACGCCTTGCTCGCGGCGAAGACCTTGGTGGCCGCAAGACCTTCGTGGAGGTCATGGACGATGTGCTTGTTGTGAAGGAGGCGTCGTTCAAGAATGCGAAACATAAAGCGCAATGGGTTATGACGCTTCAGAATTACGCGAAGCCCCTCCACAAGAAGTCGATCCACGAGATCACCCGCGACGATGTGGTCGAGACGCTGAAGCCGATCTGGACGACGATCCCGGAAACTGCTGACCGCCTGCGGATGCGCATTGCCGCCGTCATCGACCACGCGAAGGCGAGGGGACTTTATGTTGGCGATAATCCAGCCGACTGGCGCGGAGGCCTGAAGGAACTGCTGCCAGCCAGGACGACCAAGCAGAAGCACCACGCCGCAGTAGGGTACAAGGATTTACCTGCCGTGATCCGACGCCTACGGGCGGCCCGCGGTGTTTCTGCGCGTGCTGTGGAGTTCGCTGCTTTGACCGCAGCCCGGTCTGGCGAAGTGCGAGGCGCGGTGTGGGACGAGATCGATCTGGATGCAGCAATGTGGACTGTTCCGGCCGAGCGCATGAAGGCAGCACGAGATCACGAGGTGCCGCTTTCTGATCGTGCCCTGATGGTCTTGCGCGCGCGAAAGCAAGAGGCCACAGGGCAGCTTGTCTTTGAAGGCGGCAAGGAAGGCGCGCCGATCAGCGACACGGCGATGGTGAAAGCCCTCCGTGCCGCTGGTGCGGGTGATGCGACGTTGCATGGGCTGCGGTCGAGCTTCCGCGACTGGGCAGGCGATAAGACGGACTATCCGCGCGACGTTGCGGAGGCTGCGCTGGCACACGTGATCAAGGACAAAACCGAAGCGGCTTACCGCCGGGGCACAGCTTTGGATAAGCGGCGGTCTATGATGTCGGACTGGGCGACCTTTTTGGCGGCGATCGGGAGTTGA
- the uxaC gene encoding glucuronate isomerase produces MVALTDPDLLFPPEASSRSLARDLYAGVKDLPIVSPHGHTDPRWYALNDPFPDPSQLLIVPDHYIFRMLFSQGIRLEDLGVQTLHGSSVESDGRVIWRRFAENYFLFRGTPTRLWFDHVLAHLFGIDEPLDAASADRHYDTIAALLQRDDYRPRALFERFNIEVIATTEGALDDLQWHKMIRDSGWPGRVITAYRPDAVVDPDFEGFAANLDQLGDITGCDTGNWAGYLDAHRQRRAFFKSFGATSSDHGHPTAETANLTAAAAEELFSRIRQGTDDEREKRLFRAQMLTEMAKMSLDDGLVLQIHPGSLRNHSPSVFAKFGRDKGFDIPTKTDYVTALKPLLDCVGLERDLTVILFTLDETSYARELAPLAGVYPALKLGPAWWFHDSPEGMRRFREMTTETAGFYNTVGFNDDTRAFPSIPARHDVARRVDCAFLARLVAEHRLGEGEAHELARELAYTLAKKAYRL; encoded by the coding sequence ATGGTCGCACTCACCGATCCGGACCTGCTTTTCCCACCCGAGGCATCTTCTCGCTCCCTTGCCCGTGACCTTTATGCCGGCGTCAAGGATTTGCCCATCGTCAGCCCGCATGGCCACACCGATCCGCGCTGGTATGCGTTGAACGATCCCTTTCCTGATCCATCGCAACTGCTGATCGTGCCGGACCACTACATTTTCCGCATGCTTTTCAGCCAAGGCATCCGCCTGGAGGACCTCGGCGTTCAGACCCTTCATGGGTCGTCCGTGGAGAGCGACGGCAGGGTGATCTGGCGGCGTTTCGCCGAGAACTATTTCCTCTTTCGCGGCACGCCGACCCGGCTGTGGTTCGACCATGTGCTTGCGCATCTGTTCGGCATCGACGAGCCTCTCGACGCGGCATCGGCGGATCGGCACTACGATACGATCGCGGCGCTCCTGCAGCGCGACGACTACCGCCCGCGTGCCCTTTTTGAGCGCTTCAACATTGAGGTGATCGCGACGACCGAAGGTGCGCTCGACGATCTCCAATGGCACAAGATGATCCGCGACAGCGGCTGGCCGGGCCGCGTCATCACCGCCTATCGGCCGGATGCGGTGGTCGATCCGGATTTCGAAGGGTTTGCGGCCAATCTCGACCAGCTTGGCGACATCACCGGTTGCGATACCGGCAATTGGGCCGGCTATCTCGACGCCCATCGCCAGCGCCGTGCGTTTTTCAAGAGTTTCGGCGCGACGTCATCCGATCATGGACACCCGACGGCGGAGACCGCCAATCTTACGGCGGCGGCGGCCGAGGAGCTGTTCAGCCGCATTCGCCAAGGCACGGATGACGAGCGCGAGAAACGGCTGTTCCGCGCCCAGATGCTGACCGAGATGGCCAAGATGAGCCTCGACGACGGCCTTGTCCTGCAAATCCATCCGGGGTCGCTGCGCAATCACTCGCCCTCTGTCTTCGCGAAATTCGGCAGGGACAAGGGCTTCGATATCCCGACCAAAACGGATTATGTGACAGCCCTGAAGCCGCTGCTCGACTGTGTGGGGCTGGAGCGTGACTTGACGGTCATTCTCTTCACGCTCGACGAAACCAGCTATGCGCGCGAGCTGGCGCCGCTCGCCGGCGTCTATCCAGCGCTGAAACTCGGGCCGGCATGGTGGTTCCACGACAGCCCTGAAGGCATGCGCCGGTTTCGGGAGATGACGACGGAAACGGCCGGTTTCTACAACACGGTCGGCTTCAACGACGACACCCGTGCCTTTCCGTCGATCCCGGCCCGTCACGACGTGGCGCGCCGGGTTGACTGCGCCTTCCTGGCACGGCTCGTCGCCGAGCATCGGCTTGGCGAAGGCGAAGCGCATGAGCTTGCACGGGAACTGGCCTATACGCTGGCGAAGAAGGCATACCGGCTCTGA